Part of the Ziziphus jujuba cultivar Dongzao chromosome 8, ASM3175591v1 genome is shown below.
TTGTAACCCAAAGAGGAATATAAAACATAAGTTCCTGGTTTCGGTTTAAATCCAAAACCAAACAATATTTGATGTCATTTGAAGACTGAAATTCATCAAATTCTACTCGGTACAAGAAATTTATTACATCAAAAATATCAAACTAAGCGAAGCAGCAGCTCATTCACATCTAATGGAACATAAAAAACAGACTGAGCATGACAAAAACAAGCAGACAACTTATTCTTCCTGTGCCACAACACTGATCTCACCTTTATCAAGCAGGTCATAAAAAGTTCTGACTTTTCTCTGCTCATTCCAGTGGTGCATTTTCCAGAGACTACCAGCAGCCAAAGCAAGAACCATACCAATACACAGCTCCTTCACAACGCTGGGTCCTTTCAGGGTTGCATGAGCAATCTTGTGACCCGCCATTTCCAATTACTCTGCCAACAAATTTTACcccaacaaaacaaaacaaaaattactttCATTCTCATTTCTTTCTGTAaccaaaaattattgttatcaacGAGCATCTTTGCCAAATGAATCTTTTATAAAATTACGGCAAAATTTACTAGAAATCTGCCCATATCTACAATATTTCTGCATTCTTATTTAACCAATCAACCTcgaattgaaaaaatataaaagtaacaTAAATTGTATAACTCGGAATGAAACCAGTGGTCCAAAACCCTAGGGAAAGTGATTTGGAGGAGAAatcgaaataataataataaaaataataataataaagaggaATGACGGatcgaaaataaaaattgaatagcTAAAACACAAGAAGATTGAGATCTTTACCTGAGAAGAGAGGCTGAGGAGGATGCGATATCGATTTCGATTTCAATGTAAAGCGAAAAATGAACAAATCAGCGactggaaatttctttttcaatcttTGCTATAGCTGTGCTGTGTAACCCTGATAATGGGTTCAATCTCTATTTTGCCCTTCAGGGGGAGTGGGGTCCACTCTTTGTTTTCGATCATCCAGCGTGTACAAATCCAAGAATTTAGTACCGTGAGCAAAGTAGAatcctttacttttttttttgtttttttttttgctgaaaaaagTAGAATCCTTTACTTAAGGAtacatattgatatatatatatatatatatatatatatatatatatatatatattttggttaaatTAATGAAGTTTAGGAAAGCAACGATTTTTGGAACAATAATCTGGAATTCAATTCTTTATATTCCaatatcaaaaatttctttttatgattttgaaaaatcatacTCTAAATTTATCTGTAAAGTTTCTtacaattaatttatataattataacaaaaaataatttaaataaaatttaggctTACAACATATTCAAATTTCCATACACCATATGAAAAGCTAGTTACGAGCTCAATGATTATCATGACAGCCGGATCGAAatcaaaatatcatataaattaataaatgtaaataagaataaattgaTGTGTTAAACatcaaaatatcatataaattaataaatgtaaaattaaaatgGGAAAATCAAAATCCTattttgaccccaaaaaaaaaataatcctaTGTATATTCAATTAAGCATTACATCATAGCAAAAACTTTATTTAACCCTTTCAATTttggttttatgatatttaaaaatgtatacTCTAAAATTATCTGTAAAgttttttacaatttatttatataattaaaatttataaatataattataacaaaaaataatttaaataaaattttgacttaGAACATGGATTATGAAAAGCTAGTGACGAGTTCCATGATTATCATGACAGCCCGATCGAACGTACACGCTTGATTGGGCACCAAAACGAAAACCAGAGGATACCTTCATGACAGAACAAGGAAGCATCAATCCTATTGAGGATGAAAACGACATTGTTTTGAA
Proteins encoded:
- the LOC107413039 gene encoding probable cytochrome c oxidase subunit 5C-1 — its product is MAGHKIAHATLKGPSVVKELCIGMVLALAAGSLWKMHHWNEQRKVRTFYDLLDKGEISVVAQEE